ACATCCGCCAGGTGCGCAATGAGCTTTATGATGCCATACCCGGTATTTCCCTTTCTCCCAGATGAAAAACATGAACCCAAATCCTCAGCCACCTCAATGGGCAAGCCGCCTCCTCGTGGCTGTGTGCCCGCCCGATCTTACCGAAGAGCTTCTGGGCGACCTGTATGAGCAATTCATGGAGGAAATCGCGAAAAATGGCGAAGCAAAAGCCCGCAGGAAATACATTATCGAAGTTTTAAAGTTTGTCCGACCCTACTTTCTCACCAGAAAGGCAGAGACCCCGGCTAAAACCTACGTTCTCAACCCCTATCCATCACCCTTTTTCCTTCATCCCGGTATGCTCCGCAATTACCTTACAATCGCATTTCGTAACCTTTGGAAGAGCAAGGGCTACACCACCGTTAATGTCACCGGCCTGTCGGTCGCGTTCTGCATTTGCGTTTTTTTGTTTCTGGTTTCGTACCTGCAGCTCACATTTGACTCATTTCACGAAGACCGCGACCGGATTTTTAAAACCTATTTCGTCTCCAATAATCCCGACGGTACTGAACGTCAGGGAGCTATGTCACTGCCCGTGGGACCTGCGCTTGAAGCCGATTATCCTGAAATAGAAGGATTTGCAAGGGTGATGTCAGGCCGGAAAAGTACGGTCGAGGTGAATGGCAAATATTTTGACAAGCTGGTCGTGATGACGGACCCGGATTTTTTCGACATATTCTCTTTCAAACTTCTGCAGGGCAATAAAGTTAATGTGCTCAACAACCTGGGCAATATTGTGATCAGCCGGAACATGGCCGAGGCGATATTTGGCAGTGAAGATCCGATGGGCAAATCGCTGGCGGTCGGCAGTGGCAGCAACAGGAAAGACTATGTGGTTACCGGCGTTTCCGAGGATGTACCCAGCAATTCGTCGATCCAGTATGATGCGCTAATCAGGATCGAAAACGGTGACAACTATGCCAGTGATAAAAATAACTGGGCAGCGAACTCTCACGCACTTTTCATCAAACTGCCCGCCAATGTAGAGCATGCTGCGTTTGAAATGCGTTTGAAGGCATTCTCAAAAAAATACTTCGCAGGAACTATCAAAGAGCTTCGTGAAAAAGGCGCTAAACCGGACCAGTTTGGTGACATTTTCGCAGTACGTCTGCAAAACCTCGGCAAAGTCCATTTTGACAGGGAAATCTCCGGTGGAAAAGGTGCGCCAATCGCATTGATCTATACCCTGCTGGCCATTGCGTTTTTTATACTGCTGATCGCCTGCATTAATTTTATCAATCTCAGCATTGCACGCTCGTTCACCAGAGCAAGGGAAGTGGGCGTACGCAAGTCACTTGGCGCACTGAAAAAACAGCTATTTGTGCAGATCTGGGGCGAAACTACGATGATCTGCCTGGTCGGTTTTCTGGGAGGTGCATTGCTTACCTGGGCAAGTCTGTCGGCTTTCAACGCGACTTTTGGCAGCAACCTGACGTTTGAATACATGCTAAAACCAGGTTTTGTAATGCTGATCCTCGGCGTTTTCGCAGTAGTAACCTTCATTGCAGGCGGCTATCCTGCGTGGCAAATGGCCAAGTTCAATGCCGTGGAAGTGCTCAAAGGCAAAGTTTCGATGAAAAAGCCAGGTATACTGCGCAATTCGTTGATTGTCACACAGTTCTCCATTTCTACATTGCTCGTTTGCTGCACCATTATCGCAGTTCAGCAGGTCGATCACATGCAATCGGTCCCGCTTGGCTTTCAGAAAGAGCAGGTGATCAGCATACCTGTCGGAAACCAGTTGAATGGGCGGCAAATCCTGGCACGAATGCGCAATACATTGGCAAGCGATCCCGCTATTATCTCGATCACAGGTACGGGCGTCAACTTAGGCAAAGGCAAGGATCGCGTGAGCTCACGGTCGATCGCCGGTTTCAAGTACAAAGGAAAAGATGTGGCGACCGACTGGCTGCTGATCGATTTTGACTATCTCAAAACATTGAACATTAAAGTAAAAGCAGGCCGTGATTTTGACAGTTCATTCGCAGCAGATTCGACCAACCGGGTGATCATATCAGAAAGTATGGCGAAGATGATCGGCGAGAAAAACCCGGTCGGGATGCTCCTCGGCGACGATGCCGACACCTCCGGCACCAAATCCCAGATCATTGGCGTGATACCCGACTTTCACTTGTACTCACTGGCCGATGACCGGATGCCGCTCACCATGCACATTTCCGGCTCTGAATCGATCTATTATATTTTAGTACGGGTAGCGCCTCACAATCTCGAAGGCTCACTGGAAAAACTGAAAAGCGTGTGGACACAGGTAGCGCCCCAAACCGAATTTATGGGCACATTCCTGGATGAAAATCTGGCGGGCTGGTATGAAAATGAAAGACGACTTTCGCAAATATGCAGCCTGGCGTCTGGAATTGCCATATTTCTTTCCTGCCTCGGCCTTTTTGCCATAGCATTGATGGTGATCGAGCAGCGCACCAAAGAAATCGGCATCCGTAAAGTAATGGGTGCGAGCATTCCGGGAATCATTTTCGTTTTGTCCCGTGATTTTGTCAAACTCGTCGGCGTAGCCTTGTTGATCGCGATACCGCTGGCTTGGTTTGGTATGCAGCAATGGCTGGCCAACTATCCGGAGCGTATCCAGCTGAGTATTTGGGTTTTTGCCGGCGTGGCGGCAGCGGCGGTCTTAATCACATTTATTACCGTCGGTTTTCATACGGTCAAAGCAGCGCTTGTTAATCCGGTAAGAAGTTTGAGGAGCGAGTGACTCTCTACTAGCGATAACTTTACGAAGAAAGTCCAGGACGAAGACCAAAACCTTCAGGAAGTAATACAACTGTTTCCTCTTGATCAAACCCATACTAAAATTGTGTCTTCGATGATAGGCTGGGGCAAGGGTGCAGATTGGGAAAAAACTTATGAATTCTTCCTCAGGGGCAATATCTATACTTATCTCGTATTCTTACCCACTCAATAAATTCCACAACAAAAACAGTAAAACCTCTACTTTTTGTAACTTTCCGTAAATTAAGGTTACTTCTACAAACTTTACGGTCATGAAACAATTACTACTACTTACCGCCCTCTTTGTTACTTTTCAGTGCAATGGTCAAATTTCCTTTGTCTCCGAAAATACCAGTTGGGAACAACTTTCAAAAATTGCTAAAAAGGAGAAAAAACTACTGTTCATTCACCTCTGGGGAACCGAATGTGAACAATGTAACGAAGTGGCCAACAAAGGCTTTGCAGGCCCGGTTTTAAAAAAGGTTTTTCAGGATAATTTTATTGCCATCCAAAGCGATGTGGCTTCCGAAAATGGAAAGAAACTGGCCGAGAAATTTCATATCAAAGGGGCGCTCGTCTCACTTTATGTTGATTCGGAAGGCAATGTATTGAACCGCTTCAACGGGTCCACGAGCTATTCTAACACCTATCTGGAATACGCACAAGAGGCAATCAGCCGGAAGGGAGGCAAACAACTCAGTGAATTCGAACAGGAATATCAACGCGGCGAAAGGTCTGGCGCATTCCTAAAAGCATTTATTCAAAAACGGCGGGAATCACATATGCCAACCAACGATCTACTGGACGAATACGTAGGAAAATTGCCTGTGGATTCGCTGACCAATTTCTATGTTGTAAAATTCATATATCAGCAGGGACCAGCACTCGACAGCCGGGCATATAGGTTGATCCAGGCCTTGGGCCAGCACAGAATGATCGATAGCATGTACCGGTCGGTTCCCGCGCATGAAGCGGTCGCGTTCAACAATGGTATCATTAACAACACATTTAAGAAAGCTGTTGAAACTAAAAACCAGCAACTTGCCTATCAGGCTGCGAATTACTCGCAGCAAATCTTTCGGGAGAACTATGTAATGGGCAGGCTCTATTTCCAGCGTAATATGATCAGGTATTACTATGAGGTTAAGGATACTACTTCATACTTCAACGAATGTCGGCAACTGTTGGACCAGACCCATCTTCTGATGACGGTAGATTCATTAAAACGGATGGATGCGGCTGCCTTCGAGAAAAACCGGGTGGCACAAACGCCGGTCGGCCCTCCCGGCGAGAAGCAGGCTGTTCGTTTTGCCCCACCATCCCAGACTTTTCACATTGAACTGAATGAACATGCCTGGCACTATTATCAAATGAATAATAACCCCAGGGACCTGGAACGGGCATTAATGTGGTCGAGACGGTCTATGGAATGGCATGAAGAGCTGCGCAAGGATAAGCAGCATCTCCCGCTGGGGAATCCCGCATATATAGATACGTATGCTCACCTTCTATACAAACTAGGCCGCAAAAATGAATCCATAGAATGGCAAACCAAGGCGGTAGAAGCGCAAAAAGTAACAGGTATGTCGTGGACTTCCATGGAAAAAGACCTCAACGAAATGAAGGCAGGAACATTGAAATGATAAAAATGCGAAGTGCAATTTTGGTCCCAAGATGTCGAAATAACTAAAAGATTTCCAGATCTTGGGGCCTCATTTGCCGCATAAGTTAGTATGGATAATGATACATTAGTTCAAATAATTGGCTGGGCAGGAGTTGTTTTTTATGTCTTCGCCTATCTGCTGCTCGCCGCTGGAATTTTCAGGTCCAATGGTTATAATTTTCATCTGTTCAATGTTTTAGGGGCCACAGGGCTGATCATAGACTCTGCACACCAGGGCGACCACCCCAATCTGACCGTCAATCTGATCTGGCTGCTCATTGGGATCTTTGCCATCGCCAGACGCTACTTTACACAATCAGTCCGGTAAGACCGCAACCTCCGAGAGGCACAACAATGCGATGGCTTGCTCTTTGTATTTGTTAAGCTTTTCCTCATACTCCTTCTTGTCGCTCACAAGGCTCAAATAAAAATAAGCCCCGTCGACGAGCACAAAAATGCTGTCCGCCACGGCTTCCACATTATCGGCAAGTAAAATGCCCTCCTCCATACATTGCCGGATGTATTGGCCCAGCTTCTCACGGAGGGAGTCCAGTAGTTTTTTATAGCTATCCCTGATTTTCGCTTCTCTGAAAGTCAGCGAGTAGCAGCTGTAAAACAGCCCGTCATCGAAGAGCGCGTTCCATTTTTTCGAAAAAAGGTTGTCAATTATTTCAAGCAGTGCCGCCCTTGAATCGGTTGTCTTCTTGGGACTTGTCTTATAAATCAATTGGTATTTATCCAGTATGAACTCGATCAGCCCGTATACGAGATCCTCGCGGGTTTGGAAATAATGGATGATCAGGCTGGGATTGATCTCCATCTTCTTGGCGATCTTGGCAATAGACGTATTCTCTAATCCTTCCTTTTTGGCGAGTTTATAAAACTCCTTTATGATTTCTTTCTGCCGGGTTTCTTTGAGGCTCTTTCTTCCCATCGATAATGCTCCTATAAAAAATTTACTAAGCAATATAGCAGATTTTTCGATTAAATCATACATTAGCATTTCAATAGATTAAATGAACGTTCAATTAATTTATGTTTACAGACTGATAACCATTTGTTAACATTGAGGTAATCTTCAACCCTGACATTTGCACCCCAAATAACCCCTGAATATTCCTTTTAACTCTAAACAATAAATATGATGCGAAGTCTACTGAAATGCAGGAACATTGAAAAGTTGATTTTTTTAAACTGCTGCCTGGCGATTTTTGCCGGATGCGCAAATACCCTATTTGCGCAAAGTGTGAAAGTAAAGGGCGAAGTAAGCGATGGCAGGGATCGGTTGCCGGGTGTGAATGTGTTGGTAAAAGGCACTCAAACGGGAACCACAACCGACCAAAATGGTAAGTATTCTTTAACAGTTGCGTCAGAAAATGCTGTTCTCGTGTTTTCGTTCATTGGGTACAAAACCGTGGAAGAACCTCTTCGCGGACGAAATGAAATAACCGTTTCCTTGCAGCAGGATGCCGCCAACCTCGACGAAATGGTCGTGATCGGGTATGGTACCGAAAAGAAAGTAAACATTACCGGCGCAGTGGACCAGATTTCCGGAAAACAATTTGAAGCACGCCCCATTGCCAATGTCATGCAGGGCTTGCAGGGTATCAGCCCGGGACTGAACATTACTTACAGCGGCGGCGCACCGGGCACAACCCCTAACTTCAACATACGAGGGTTTACTTCCATCAATGGTGGGGAGCCATTGTTTGTCATCGATGGTATCGCGGCCGCAAGTAGCAACGATTTACTTCGACTAAACCCTTCCGACATAGCCAGTTTTTCCGTGCTCAGGGACGCTGCTTCGGCGGCCATTTACGGTGCACGAGCCGCTTTCGGTGTGGTACTGGTCACAACCAAGCAGGGTGGCAAAGGCAAACAGGCCATCAGTTATAATAATTTCTTCTCCTGGGGCAGGTCCACCGTTCTCCCCCAGCCTGTAACGGATCCGTACATTTATTCACGCGTGCTGGAAACTTCCACGGACAATACGCCCTGGGACTACGTGAACTATTCGGACGAGCATTATCAATGGGCCAAACAGCGTTCAGAAGATCCGTCGGTACCTGATACACGTCTGAACCCAAGTGACCCGACACGCTGGGCCTATATGGGTGCCAATAATTGGTATGACTATTTTTTCAACAAACAGAGCCTTTCTCAAAACCACAGCCTCTCCCTGACAGGCAGCGCCAAAACAGCTAATGACAAAGTGGTCGGGTACTATGTATCTGCCGATTACAATAAGGAAAACGGCCTCAACAAACTGGCTGACGACTACTGGAACCGCTACTCTTCGCGGGTACGCCTTGATTTTTCACCTCTCAAATGGCTGAAATTTGACAATAACCTTTCGATTTATAAAACAGAAAGAGCGGTACCGAGCACGAGCATTACTGATCTCTATTATCTCCAACCCACCGACGTTGCCAAAAACCCCGACGGTACCTGGGCAAACACTGGCGCAGGCAGGCTGGCGGCACGGCTGACGGACGGAGGAAAAAACAGGCAGGACATGTTTGGTTTTCAAAACATCCTCCGCGGAATTGTGACTGCGCTCAATGGGGACCTGACGGTTACGGGATCAGCCAGCTTTAAAAGGGAATCCTGGAAACAGCATACGGATACCAAAAAATTCTTAATCGGCTACGGGCCGCAGGATGTCAGAGCAGAAGGCGGGAACGGATCGGTCAACGAAACCAATGGTACGCTCGTCAACAACGTACTGGATTTGTTTGCAAACTATACCAAAACATTCGGAACAAGCCGGATCAGTTTACTGGGTGGCTATAACCAGGAAATGTATGAGTGGGCAAAAATAGATGCAACCAGAAATACGCTGATATCGTCTTCGCTCCCTTTCATTGGCCTTACAAGCGGAGACGCTTTCGTAGGAAGTACGTACGATTCTTATGCTACCCGCAGCTTTTTTGGCCGGTTAAATTATACTTTGAAGGATCGCTACATTGTCGAATTCAACGGCAGGTACGATGGTTCCTCACGCTTTCCGGTGAGCAACCGCTGGGGATTTTTCCCGTCTGTTTCAGCTGCATGGATAGCCAGTTCTGAATCTTTCATCAAAGAAGCACTTCCATTTATCCCGACACTTAAATTACGGGCATCATA
The genomic region above belongs to Dyadobacter pollutisoli and contains:
- a CDS encoding CBU_0592 family membrane protein, producing MDNDTLVQIIGWAGVVFYVFAYLLLAAGIFRSNGYNFHLFNVLGATGLIIDSAHQGDHPNLTVNLIWLLIGIFAIARRYFTQSVR
- a CDS encoding SusC/RagA family TonB-linked outer membrane protein; this translates as MMRSLLKCRNIEKLIFLNCCLAIFAGCANTLFAQSVKVKGEVSDGRDRLPGVNVLVKGTQTGTTTDQNGKYSLTVASENAVLVFSFIGYKTVEEPLRGRNEITVSLQQDAANLDEMVVIGYGTEKKVNITGAVDQISGKQFEARPIANVMQGLQGISPGLNITYSGGAPGTTPNFNIRGFTSINGGEPLFVIDGIAAASSNDLLRLNPSDIASFSVLRDAASAAIYGARAAFGVVLVTTKQGGKGKQAISYNNFFSWGRSTVLPQPVTDPYIYSRVLETSTDNTPWDYVNYSDEHYQWAKQRSEDPSVPDTRLNPSDPTRWAYMGANNWYDYFFNKQSLSQNHSLSLTGSAKTANDKVVGYYVSADYNKENGLNKLADDYWNRYSSRVRLDFSPLKWLKFDNNLSIYKTERAVPSTSITDLYYLQPTDVAKNPDGTWANTGAGRLAARLTDGGKNRQDMFGFQNILRGIVTALNGDLTVTGSASFKRESWKQHTDTKKFLIGYGPQDVRAEGGNGSVNETNGTLVNNVLDLFANYTKTFGTSRISLLGGYNQEMYEWAKIDATRNTLISSSLPFIGLTSGDAFVGSTYDSYATRSFFGRLNYTLKDRYIVEFNGRYDGSSRFPVSNRWGFFPSVSAAWIASSESFIKEALPFIPTLKLRASYGDLGNQNVGYYSFRQTLPTGLSNNLINGGQQTVIGNAPSLYIDPRNYTWERVSTINFGADLGVLSDRLTFAFDYYLRDTKGMLTAGQELPGVLGTTVPSQNAADLRTKGWEFTMGFNDSYNVGAKPLSFNAKLILSDSRSHITKFKNEQQLFSSYRQGAELGEIWGLTNDGHFKNTDEISKLDETDIIPWGALSIVPGWPKYKDLDGDGRITKGLSQKNPKDMSVIGNSTARYRIGFNLSADWNGFDVAAFLQGVGKADYYPHHYLFWGPYQQPYANIYPWNLDYYRGTSESAQDRSKHSASYIKAGLADANPDASYPVLQSWLADANYGSGLDIPQTKYLLSAAYLRIKNVTVGYSLPAALLQKHGINRFRVFVSGENMFEFSKIKKYVDPESINSGNGWAYPFQRKFAIGLNVEF
- a CDS encoding TetR family transcriptional regulator, whose product is MGRKSLKETRQKEIIKEFYKLAKKEGLENTSIAKIAKKMEINPSLIIHYFQTREDLVYGLIEFILDKYQLIYKTSPKKTTDSRAALLEIIDNLFSKKWNALFDDGLFYSCYSLTFREAKIRDSYKKLLDSLREKLGQYIRQCMEEGILLADNVEAVADSIFVLVDGAYFYLSLVSDKKEYEEKLNKYKEQAIALLCLSEVAVLPD
- a CDS encoding FtsX-like permease family protein — translated: MNPNPQPPQWASRLLVAVCPPDLTEELLGDLYEQFMEEIAKNGEAKARRKYIIEVLKFVRPYFLTRKAETPAKTYVLNPYPSPFFLHPGMLRNYLTIAFRNLWKSKGYTTVNVTGLSVAFCICVFLFLVSYLQLTFDSFHEDRDRIFKTYFVSNNPDGTERQGAMSLPVGPALEADYPEIEGFARVMSGRKSTVEVNGKYFDKLVVMTDPDFFDIFSFKLLQGNKVNVLNNLGNIVISRNMAEAIFGSEDPMGKSLAVGSGSNRKDYVVTGVSEDVPSNSSIQYDALIRIENGDNYASDKNNWAANSHALFIKLPANVEHAAFEMRLKAFSKKYFAGTIKELREKGAKPDQFGDIFAVRLQNLGKVHFDREISGGKGAPIALIYTLLAIAFFILLIACINFINLSIARSFTRAREVGVRKSLGALKKQLFVQIWGETTMICLVGFLGGALLTWASLSAFNATFGSNLTFEYMLKPGFVMLILGVFAVVTFIAGGYPAWQMAKFNAVEVLKGKVSMKKPGILRNSLIVTQFSISTLLVCCTIIAVQQVDHMQSVPLGFQKEQVISIPVGNQLNGRQILARMRNTLASDPAIISITGTGVNLGKGKDRVSSRSIAGFKYKGKDVATDWLLIDFDYLKTLNIKVKAGRDFDSSFAADSTNRVIISESMAKMIGEKNPVGMLLGDDADTSGTKSQIIGVIPDFHLYSLADDRMPLTMHISGSESIYYILVRVAPHNLEGSLEKLKSVWTQVAPQTEFMGTFLDENLAGWYENERRLSQICSLASGIAIFLSCLGLFAIALMVIEQRTKEIGIRKVMGASIPGIIFVLSRDFVKLVGVALLIAIPLAWFGMQQWLANYPERIQLSIWVFAGVAAAAVLITFITVGFHTVKAALVNPVRSLRSE